TGCCTATGCCCTCAAAACTCACACTGCTAAAAGCCAACATGAAACCGACTTCTCCAGTGTTCTTCATTAGTCTCCTGGGAGAGAAAAACTGCCTAAGTGGGATTTTAAAGCCACTACGAGACCGTGCCTCCTAGCATACAGCACATCCTTGGCATAAacatgaaaaattccccataaCAGCAATTTCCAAATGTTAATACCTTTGTAATCAAATTCTTGACAAAAATTGGtttattaaaaccaaagcaaggcTTTATTAAGCTAACAGATCatactgggagtgagttcaggaGTTCCGTGAGCTGAGAATCCTCTTGCAAGAGCTACAGGAGCAGTCAAACTTAGGGATGAAGCTTAATGGAATAATACCTTTCAATTCCTTATGCAAAGGAAACCCTTCGAGGAGATGGAAGAAATCTGGCTCCTGCTGTAGGTTTTGTTAGCAATGGTTGGCTTCgctgaggaaaaaaatcctccagTTGTCAAGTAAACCAAAGAATTACTAGCACAGATTGCCACGCTCATCCTTATGTATTGAACGATGAGAAGGTATTTACTACTTCAAAGAACTGAAGAACAGTGTGAAAGTTTGACTTGAAGGCCTAGGAGAGCACTCAAATCCTGTAAGCATCTGTGTAAAAGCCAACATAAGCTACAGCAGTTCAGCCAGAAAACTGTAATTCCAGGGTTCATTACTGCCACGCCAAGGTTATAACGGCTCCTTAACGTTACTGGATCAGAAACCCAACCTCGCTTCTTTCCAGATGACACTCATCCCACTTCTCCGCATTACAAAAAGTATTTGCTTCAAAAGTTTTTTCAGCTGCTGACTGAAGCCTCCGAGCTGAGTCACTGCAGGGACTCACATGTCTAAATCAGGACTTGTGCTGCTGAGTCAGACCGAAGCGACAGAGCAGAGAAACAGTTACGCTGGCAGATCTGACAAGGCTTTTTTTAAGCCAAAATACCCTTTCACAAAGGTAATCTTCAGAAGATATCCATTACAGTTCTGTTGCTGGGCACAAGACAGTACCCAAGACAAAGCCTGGCCAGGCAGGAAGGCCAACAGCTGCATGTTTGGAGTGAGAAAGAGTAGTAGAATTATATGCAAGTGTAAATGAATACACTTGATGAACTCCATCAGCACTGATCTGCCAATTAGTGCCCACTGGGTACATTTCAAAGCTTCCCAGCTCTGAGCAAGCACTGGGCCAGACGACCTCCAAACTCCCCTTCCCACCTAAGTTTTTCCTGTGGTAGTATAAACCTGGTCAGTTACAATTAAACCACCCTAAATTtgacatcagcagcaaaacacaCTTGGTGAACTACTAAGTTTCATCTGACAAGGCTTCCTGGCTATCTTCTTTAGGTTTCTCCTACCCAGCAGGAAGTTTCTCCATTTCATACACTTACCTGAAAGCCCAGAGGAACctcccatctcctcctgcctccccgtCTGCACACACTCCAAGCTAAATATGTGTATTCCCACAGCACCACACTCCTGCACGGCTGCAGCAAGAAAGTCTACCTGCAGCACAGGAATGGCTCCTGCTCTTTGCTGCCCTCAGTCTCCTCGTATTTTCTCAGCCTGATTGAGTTGCAGGGAGATAAACCACATTAAATTCGTATAAGTCACCACCCCACTCTGGGGTGCCACGGCGGTTGAGACACAAGAGGAAACAGGACGCTCCTGCACCAGTCACTGGGACAGTAAGCTTGGGAGGTGCCTTTCTCTGCAGGGTCCGTGCGCAACAAAATGCCTGCGCTGTCGACACTCTGCCCTCCAGGAACAGAAGACAGTTGAAGTAAATTGATTTAGTAGCAGACAACGTCAGAGCAGTTTGGatcatgcaaagaaaatgaacCTTACCTTTGGAAGAACAAGCTAGCAATGCTAAATCAGAGGTTTAAGACTCTCTCTAGTCATCTCCCCTGACAATGTTAAAAACTACATGGGACATTCAAGCTATCTCCAGTTACTGAggcatttctttaaagaaaaaaaaaaaaatcaaagcacctGTGATATCTTTGGATCTGGGGAGGAAAGGCCTGTAAGAACGTGCCAACCGTCTTCCGAGGGTGCACACACAAGTCAGCAGTGGACGTTAGGCTGACTACACGCTGCGGCTCCAGGATCCTGCATTTCTCCAGAAGACTCAATAGGTACCCTTTGTAACTCAAAAACGCTCGTTATTCTGCAGTCAGCTGCTCAATACAGCTCACAAGAACACACCGACAGGGAAACCCTGCAAACCTGATTCAGCATTTAGGTATGGCATGTCAGATTTGAGCCTAGATTCTTACTGCTACTTACAACTGAAAATCTCTGGCCACTTCTACGTTCCTCCTTTCATTGACTCTTACTTTGTCAAACTATCACTACAGCTGCTGCTTCAAGCGAACAAAAAAACATTGAATGCAAGAGACAACAAAACAGTGCTGGGCATTTCTGAAGGGTTTCAAAATCTaaagtctctctctctccatctaGCCAAGTGTAGCAGCGATAATCGCTGGCTTCCTTGTAAATACGAAGCGTGTCACTTTGCAATCAGCAGCACTTACGTGAATTTTGTCCCATCTCCCATTTGTGAAGGGGGTCCTTGACTttgagaacagaaacaaaaattcttcTGAAACTCAGACGTGTATGCATTTCACAGCATGCTGTAGACGTGTCTTCAGCCAACTCTGAAGAACTTAAGCACTCGCTTTACAACACAGCATAAAGGTTCTTCCTGACAGAAGCCACAGGTATGGACCTACTAACGTCTCTACAGGATCTTGTTCTAGAAAAAGTGTGTCCAGGACAACATAGTGATTTCATTTGAGACCACAGTAAGAGAAGCCTAAATAATCTGTACTACTTAAATACAAATTCAATGAAGTTGgttataatgaatatgtaaagtAGCTGAACTACCTGAACACGCTGTATAAAACGACAGCTCTGAACTGCTACCAGAAGTCAGCCAAGAACAGATCATTATACTGAACCTGTCACTTTGACAGTTTTGcagtgaataaaaataataattaaaaaaaaaaaaaatcactttgctcagaagacagagggaaaaggaaaCCAAAGGGTTGTGCTCACAGGAGAAGAACTAATACCTAAGCAGTCCGGCCAAACAAGCAGCAACTCAAGGCTTTTCCTCTACAGCCCTGGAACTGCCCCAGCTGCTGCTAAACCCTGGAGAAGTGGCCAAGTTCTGCCGTCCCGCCACTCGTGCAGGTCTGTTTCGCATGTTTGCTCTGCTGCTTTTATGTTCTCACACAGGTTATTTGAGTGCTTACTACAAATCAGCACAGGCAGAGCCAGTTCTCTTTCGGTTCGTCTCACACCCAGCCTGCCACCGTCCCTGTGCTAACAAAGCGCTTCTCCACGCGGCTGTCCGACGCAGCAGCCGCCGCTGGCTCGCTCCCTTCTGGGTTCGCTACCAAGAGCCAGCGATGCGATATCACTACTGGAATGCGCAACGGCTTCGCTGAcggtgctggctggggagggggaagggaaaagcaaaaattCTCTTTGGGGAAAATTAACAGTCCTACAGCGTACTCGTCCTTCGCCAGGGTCAGTCTAAGATTAGGATTCCTTTTAGGccgatgcaaaaaaaaccccacctattCCTCAGTCCAATTCTCAATACACATTAATTtcaactccacctcctcctgaTTCTTTCACCCCAAAAATCTGAGGCTTGGGGGGCTTTAAGTCCTCTTCAACCTGATTTACACGTTCTGAGACATCCAGCTTTCCTGCAGAGCGGACTGGTGCTCTCCAAAGTACAACAGCCTGTCACCCCAGGTCACGGTTCTTAAAACAGGGATTAACTCTTCCACTAAGTCGACTGAAACTCAACGCACCAGAGTTACAGAAGGTTAAAACCAACCAGAAATAGTCAGAGACAATTACAGAGCGCTGTAGAATTCCAACAAGCTCATCCTTCCCAACACACGCTTTGCTCCAGAAACAAACAGTACTGTCTGATTTGCTGAGCAAATTGGAGCTTATCTGGACCTCACCAGCACAATGGCTTAAAGCCGAGAGGCTGAGGAATTAGTACTTTCACTGTCACACTAACCATTTTAATGACAGAGCTCCTCTTTACAAAGTTCATGTTTGCTCTCCTGAACacaagcaaacaaagcaaaaactaGTTAAAATCATCATCAGCCACCAAAGTTTGATGAAGAATCGAGCACCACACACTGCTCCACGGGCTAAAGAGCACTGTACAGGCAATTAGACATGTCATCTGCATAGCAAACGAAGAGCAAACTGATGAGCACTCTCAACAGCACAGGCAAGACCAACATCCCAACTCCTTACAACACTACGGCACCCTCAACCCACACCGTACGGGAAGGGGGAACATTAGGCTGCCACCAGTTAGTCCTATTAACCTAAACCAATGAAAAAACAGtcttagtttattttaaaagttacaaaAAAGTTACATTAGGGCAATTCAAAAGAGGGGAGTACTACATTCTTGCTATCAGAAAAATGCCTGCTTCAAGCAGAAACGGGGAGGCAGCAGTGGGAAAGGCCGGGAAGCCCCTTTGCATGAACGTCCTCAGCTCCAGGTAACACTGGCAGATTTCTGACAGTCACCAGCAGGCCTGAGGACATTTTTCTACTCAAAGTCGCCAGTCAAGATTTTACAACTCAGGCtataaacaaaattttaaaagctgttctggCACAGGTGGTGTGGCAGCCATTGCACACACAGACTTGCGGCCAGTAACATCACACGGGGGGTTTGAAGATGGCCCAGAGTTTCTAATGAGATCATTGTgacccagcagcatcccaccccAAAGGGCGTTTTTAAGACTTCTGAAGGCAAGTCTGGTTAAAGGACAATATTGCAGGTCAAAACTGGCAAGACCTTCATCCTCACTTCCTAGAGGATCCTTCCTCTGCCTCACAGAGAAGATGCCTGCTGCAGGCATGGCTTTGCCATTCACCTCATCGGTTCAAACCCTGCCTTACTGCTTGAGACCTCAGGAGAAAGACAGCTCTCCTCCCCGAGCAGGGAGCTTCAGTCTCAGGCTACATCAAAGGGACAGAACGAGTCCGCTGTTATTCAGTCCCTTCTGAAGGGCAACACTCAGCTTTGACTTACTTGCAGCTAACAGAAAGAGCTACCTGCTACCCCTCTGAACCTTTACATATCTTTAGTAGCATCGGTTATGAATATGCAAACAAACTGCTCCACCGCGCTCCCCTCCTGCGCGGTGACAGGGGACGGATTTGCTCGCAGTGCCCACGGCGAACTGCTGCGCTGCCTCAGGAAGCTCATGCTGACGCTGCTGCTGAAGCTCGATTTCGGGAAagctgcagcagccaggaggGCCCTGCTGGGTTCGCGGGAggctggcaggggggtgggctgggtgacccacagaggtcccttccaaccccgaacactctgtgattctgtgagagcggCGGGGTCCCCCCTGAGCTCGGTCCGGAGGCCCTACGAGCCGCAGCGTTCACATTCGCCGCAGACGGGGCAGTGACAGGGGCTCTGACGGAGCTCCAGCCGcagcagctccccccccacccccccggctgctcCCTCGGCGCCTGCGGCAGAAGCGGCCTCGACACCCAAGAGCCCGGCTCTGACAGCGCCAAGCGACCTCCGCTGAGCCCCTCCGACCCCATTAGCGCTGCTGGGAGCGGGCGACCCAGACCCCCGGCGACAGCCCCGCTCCAGCCGCCCGGCCGGGGCAGAACCGGGCCGCCGCCCCGggaacagccccccccccccccccggccacagGGTCCCCCCGAGCCCCGGTTCCGCCGCCAGCAGCGAGGGCCCTGCCCGGGGAAGGCCCCGCCGTGCCCGGGATGACtcagcggcggcggccgggcccgcggcccccccgccccgccagcccggcccggccgccgccgctgaGGGGACGCGCCCGGAGAGGGGCGAGCGGCGCGGACGGCCCCGGGACGCGCTGtcccccctgcccggccggcGGGCCGGCTTCTGCCCCcttccccgcgcccgcccgccgccgaggCGGCCCGGCCGCGACACCGCGCCCGCCCTCACCCATCGCGGCTCCGCAGACGGCGGCTCCCGAGCTGCGACGGCCACAATATGGCGGCCCCGGGGAGAGGGAGGGCGAGGGGAGCGGACGGCGGCCGCAGCGGGACAAACCTCCTCCGCGCGGCGGCGCCCCGCCCTGTAAGGCGgcaaggggcggggcggggccgctcTCTCCCGCGCGGCCCGCGGCGCTCGGGCGCCCCCAGCGGGAGGGAGCGGCCGGGAGGACCTGGCCTGGCCCGCGTGTCCTGTCCCTTGTGTGCTGTGCCTTTTGTCCTgtcctgtgtgtcctgtgccttGTGTCCTGTCCCCCATGTCCCGTCCCTCGTGTCCCATCTCCCCGTGTCCCATCTCCTCATGTCCCACGCCCCCATATCCCACCCCTCACTCCCATCCCCTTACACCCTGTCCCCTTGTGTCCCATCTCCTCGTGTCCCATCCCCTTCCACCCCACCCCTCATGTCCCACCCCTTCACGCCCTGTCCCCTCGTGTCCTAACCCCCCCGTGTTCCCCCTTGCCCCACAACCCTCCATGGCCCCCACACCACACGCGTGTTTTCAGTGCAGAAACGCTCCCAGCTGTCCTTTTATTACAATATTCGTCACCAATCTGCGTCCCTGGCGGCTCCGTGGCTCCGGGGCTGGCTATGGCCAGCTGGCGCGGGGGCCATCAGGCGGTGCGAGGCCACCCGCTGCCACCCATGGCAATGAAGACGTCGATGGGGACGTTGGGCAGCGTCAGGCGGTGGCTGCCGGGGCATCGACGCAGCTGCCTGTGGGGAGAGAGCGGGGTGAGCCCAGCGGCACGGCGCGGCGTTGTCTGATACAGCTCGGCACGGCGTGCGCTGAtacggcacagcacagcacggcatggcacagcctgTCTGATacagcacagcacggcatggcatggcacagcctgTCTGAtacggcacagcacagcacggcatggcacagcctgTCTGatacggcacagcacggcatggcacagcgtgGTCTGatacggcacagcacggcatggcatggcacagcctgTCTGAtacggcacagcacagcacggcatggcacagcctgTCTGatacggcacagcacggcatggcacagcctgTCTGatacggcacagcacggcatggcatggcacagcctgTCTGAtacggcacagcacagcacggcacggcacagcctgTCTgacacggcacagcacggcatggcacagcgtgGTCTGatacggcacagcacggcatggcatggcacagcctgTCTGAtacggcacagcacagcacggcatggcacagcctgTCTGatacggcacagcacggcatggcatggcatggcacagcctgtctgacacggcacagcacggcatggcatggcacagcatggtctgatatggcacagcacggcacggcgTGGCACGGTGCATCACAGGACGCTGCCCGCCCCAATAAAGCTCGCCGGCGGCAgcgtgctggcaggcagggatcCCGTCCCGGCGCGAGGAGGGGCTCAAGCCATCGGACGATGCTTTCGCGAGCAAACCCAGCCGTGTCTGCCGGAGCAGGGCCCTGGGCTGCGCGACCGGGATGCGGCGCGGCTGTGCCAGGGCCGGACCCCGTGCCCGcaggctgccccggcccccccttACCGTCCCACGCAGCGCTCGGCGCCCACGGGCTCCTGCGTCTCGGGGGGCACGGCCATGCTGGGACAGTCGCCTGCCTCGACGGGGAACCTCTGAGTCTGCAGCACCCGCTGCGAGCTCATGGCCGGGCCCTGGACGCGTCTGACCGGAGAGCAGCAGGCGGCTGAGCCAGGTGGGCACGGACCCCCCCAGCAACGGCGAAAGCACAGGGGGGAGCTGGAGAGACCCCTGCCAGCCCCGTAACCTCCGCAGCGCCCACTCCAAGAGTCCCCACCCACGGAGACCGCATGCCCCGCCCCGCGCATCAGCTGACGCGGTGACATCACAATAGCAGCTGGGGTTCTAAGAGGCCCGCCCCGTGCCCCTCCCCCCGGTGTCTCCAGGCACCGAGACGCTGCTGCGGGACGAGCTGAGGGTGCAAAGGGTCCCGGCCCGCGCGAGGACATGGAGGGGTTTCTGCTCGCCCACGGCTACCAGCTCGGCAGGACCCTGGGGGAGGGGATGTACTCCAAGGTGAAGGAGGCTTTTTCCCAGAAGCACCAGAAGAAAGTGGCAATTAAAATAATTGACAAGAAGGAAGGCATGGAAGGTAAGCGCCGATCCCGAGCGAGCTGCCGGCCGCGGCTCTGTCCCTCCCCGGAGCCTCTTCACTTCCGGCCGAAAAGCCGTTTCCCAACCTCGCCGCCCGAGAGCAGCCGGCGGGGCCGAGCGGTGCTGGGGGGGCCAGCCAACGGCCCGAGGGTTCGGAGCCGTTCGGGCGGCCGTCCCTCCCCCTGCGAGGGGGGCAAAGCGCTGGCGGGGCCCAGCACCCCCCTCGATGAGCatcccgcggggccgggcgtgggGAACCAGggaccttccctccctcccgccctccccagcGCCCGAGAGGTCCCCGCGAGCAAACCCCCCCTCCTCTCCCGGCAGAGTTCGTTAACAAATTCCTGCCCTGGGAGCTCCAGATCGTCTCGCGCTTGGACCACAAGAACATCATCCGCGTGCACGAGATACTGGAATCTGCCGAGGGGAAGGTCTGCCTCGTGATGGAGCTGGCGGAGGACGGGGACATCTTCGACTTCGTGCTCCGCGAGGGtcccctgcccgagccccaggcccggGCACTCTTCCAGCAGCTGGTCGAGGCCGTCAAGTACTGCCACAGCTGCGGGGTGGCCCACCGCGACCTCAAGTGCGAGAACGCCCTGCTGCAGGGCCGCACCTTGAAGCTGACGGATTTCGGCTTCGCCAAGCTGCTCCCCGGGGACGGCTGGGAGCTGAGCTGGACCTCCTGCGGCAGCACGGCCTACGCTGCGCCCGAGGTGCTGCGGGGCACACCCCACGACTGCCGGAAGGGCGACGTCTGGAGCATGGGTGTCATCCTCTACGTCCTGCTCTGCGCCCGCCTGCCCTTCGACGACGCTGACATCCCCAGGATGCTGTACAACCAGCAGAAAGGCGTCCCCGTGCCTGAGCACCTGGGGATCTCCACGGAGTGCCAGAACCTCCTGAAAATGCTCCTGGAACCAGACATGAGCCTGCGGCCCTCCATCGAGGCGGTCGGCTGGCACCCGTGGCTGACTAACCCCTGAGATGGGACAGATTGTTTCTAAAATGACAATAAATTTGGAGGTCAGTGTTTCCCACCCAGCTGGCCTCGCAGGTGGTGTGCCAGTCCTCTGGCCAGCAGAAACAAGGTCTGGTTCGCTCTTGGGCATGTTTATCAGCTCACTCCAAGCCCTCGGTGCTGGAGAGCAGAGCAACGCGAGCTCCCAGCAGCCTGGGTCCCCCTTCCCGAGGGGGCACTTCCCACCCGGCCGCAGGATgcaccagccctgcagctctggctgcGAGCGTCCCGGCTGGGAGATGTGCCGggctctcccagcacccacccgagCTCCGCAAAcccccccggggcaggcaggaggaaaggggagacgTCCAGCAAGTGACACGCAGCCCGTCAAGGCAGCCGCCCCCATCCCGCGGGCAAAGCGAGCAGCACAGCCGACACCGGCAGAGCCTCTGCAGAATTCCTTTAATTGCCGTTAGCCGCACGGCTGTAAAAGGTTTGGAGAAAGTCATCGTTACAAAACTACCAGCCGTTAGAATTGCTCCTGGTCCTCAGCCCAGCTAGAAAAGGCTCAGGGAGACGCGGAGTCGTTCAGAACAGAGGATATTGCACAGACAACCCAACGGTTAATTCgactaaaggaaaaacaaaaagtagTGACACAGAGGAGAGCGCTGTGCCccggagctctgctgcagccccagggaccccccacgACTCGTACCACCCACCGTGAGCCCTGGCCCCCCCACCGCCACCCACCCCCAGCAGGTTTCCCTGCTACAGCCGAGTTCGGGCCCGGGACAGGGCGAGGCTGCAGCACATCTCCACCGGGCCCACCGCGCACCCGGCCGGAGAGAGACGCAGTTCAGCACCcggcccttgtgggcttcacagGACACACTCTCGCGCAAGCACCCGAAGCCACCACTGCCACCCATCCCACGGCAGAGTCCCCCCAAGGGCAGGGGGGAACCCCAACACCCCAACTCTTCCCAGTACCCCCAGGTTAACGCTATCCAGAGCGGGAGGAAAGCCACAGCTCCAGGGAATCAGCCCTGGAAGGGGCAGAAGGACAAAGGCAGCGCACACAAAGCCACCACCCGAAGGCCAGAGATGGCAGCAAGGGCTCTGCCCTGTCACGATAGTGTATCAGCAACACGCACTGAGGAGCATCTCGTGACAGGAGAGGGGAACCACCCAAAAAGAGAGGTGCAAGCAGTCACGGGGGGTTTAGGCGAGGGAACCCCAGTGAGCACAGCAAGGCCGGTGGCCTTGGTGGCCGTGAGGCCTGGCAGAGGTGGGACGCGAGGGGAGTCGGACGCGTGGACACAGCCTCAGCCACCAGCGCCTGGCCCGAGCCTCGGAGCCAAGGTGGAGGTTGTCAGTGGGCTGGACTGGGGCTTTGCGAGGGCTAAACTGGGCACCACAAGGGAGGGGTTCTGCTCCCAGGGTGACCCACGTCACCACCGTCCCAGCCAGGCTTGAGCAAGAGCAAGCCACAAGGACTCTGCTTGGGAAATTCAACTCCAAGTACACAAACCGAGAGAGGAAGGCAGTGCAGCTGCACGGGGGGAAGCAGCAGGCTGTGGCtcagagaggagctgctgctgctcttgccgCAGGAAACGGGAGCTTCCATTAAAAAAGGCTTCCAAGACAAAAAGCCAGGCAGAAGCTGAGGATTTGGCAGGGAGTTTGGCTCCTTCCAGCATGGCCTTTGGGTCAAAGCCGCCAGCCAACTGCCTTCCCGCGCAGCAACCAGCAGCGCAGCAGAAGGGGCTTCTACCACGGCACCTCCAGCCCCCGGCCACTCCCCGCACGGGGCTTCTCCGGGGAGGAGGAGAACAGCGAGGGAGCGGGCACAGCTTCACCCGAGAGCCTCCGCCCTGCCGTACCGCAACTTACGTGTGCACACAAGCGAACAATCAGGCAGTCTGGCGGCACCAAGCAATCCCAGCAGGCACCCGAGCGCCCGGCTCACCCTGGGGACCCCTCGCTGCGCCACAGCTGCCTCTGCGTGACACTTCCGGGCAGTCAGCCTTGGCTCGGCCAGTCTCTGGGACCTACGGAGACGACGGGCTCCCTAGCAGCTAAGTGTACGAGTGAGCtcccgcttcctcctcctcctcctcccggtctGAAGGGGCCACTCGAGTTGCCCACGGGATTTAGCAGGAATGAAACTCCTCCAGCCTGGAAGTGCAGTCCCCAGCACAGTCACACACAAAGGAACAGCCGGTCCGCGGTTTAATTCACATTCGATGGTGGAAATGAGCCTGTGACACACACTGGGAGCGGTCGCTTTATTCCCAGTCTTCCCACTCTTCATCTTCCAGCTGCAAACAGGAGTAACAGCCCTCAGTTTGTTTCTGCAGCTCAGCCGCCACCTGCCCACAGACCCCCCCCGCCCAGGGCACCCAACTCAGCACAAAGCCTGACACCGCCGCACACTCCCACGCCCTCGCAACAGCAACGCGCTTGCTCGCTCCCCCCAGGGAGTTTGCACGCTCATCCCTCTCCAGGCAGGTCCGAACAGCCGCGCTCTGCTCCAGCCAACACCCACGGCGAGGGCCCAAGGAGCGCGTCACGCCCTGGGGAAGCCTCCTGCGCGCGGCTCCCAGCTGGCAGCAGCCGCGTCTCGCTGCGGCGTGCCGCGCAGCCTCGGCCCTGGCGCAGGGGCTGGAAGCAGAGCTCCAGCCGAGGGATTCGCTCGCTGTCTTGCTCAGAGGCACCGCAGCCTCCCTCCACCTCCCGGGGAAGCGGCCAGCAGCGGCGGAGCGCCTGCAGCGTCACCCCAGGGAGCTGCCGATGGGTTTCGGGCGCAGCCTTCTCACCCGTTTGCGCGAGCACCTCCCCTCGACTCACCTCCCCAGACACTGCCACCTTCGAGAGCGCCAGCTGCACCTCCTCTTCAGTCATGTCCAAATCAAAGTCTTTTTCCCAGTCCTCGCTGATATCCGTGCTGGAGCCTGTAAGCCCAAACATCACCACTGAGCCGTCGGAGCCGCGCCTGCTCGCCAGATGCAGCACCCACAGGCACGCAACGCCCCGGCGCTGAGGAGGCCCAGCCACCGCAGCCGGCCCGAGGAGGGCAAGCCCCTCTTCCCAGGAGCAGGCTGTCAGCTCGCTACCGGGGCCGGGACAGACCCAACCGCACTGCCCTCGCAGCAGGGGCTGGGTCGGAACGCTGAAACACGTTCTCCTCTGGCCTGGGATGCGTCCCGCTTCGGTCACCCGGGAAATACAGCCGGTAAGGAGTGACTGGAGGGAGCTTGACACGGGGACTGTCGCACCcccgcacagcacagaccacctctgcggcagagcggccgcaGGGACGCTCCTGGGGGTGACACACCGAGGGAAGGCAACACCGCGTTCCCCGCGCAGACCACAGCCCCGCCCCAGCACGCCAGGGACCAGAGGTCCACCCTGTTCAGCCAACAGACCTCTGATTTCTTGTCTAATTAATTTCATTCTGCTCACAGACCCGGCTGACGATACCTGGCCACCTTGCTGGCTCTTGGGTTGCCTCCAGTGGCTTTCTAACCCCATAACCAATGTAACCACTGCTCTGggaggctggcagcaggctctgcagaaggcagaATCCCCCGCAACAAAAGGTTTGTAAATAGTGTCAGA
The Opisthocomus hoazin isolate bOpiHoa1 chromosome 17, bOpiHoa1.hap1, whole genome shotgun sequence DNA segment above includes these coding regions:
- the FAM229A gene encoding protein FAM229A, translated to MSSQRVLQTQRFPVEAGDCPSMAVPPETQEPVGAERCVGRQLRRCPGSHRLTLPNVPIDVFIAMGGSGWPRTA
- the TSSK3 gene encoding testis-specific serine/threonine-protein kinase 3 — translated: MEGFLLAHGYQLGRTLGEGMYSKVKEAFSQKHQKKVAIKIIDKKEGMEEFVNKFLPWELQIVSRLDHKNIIRVHEILESAEGKVCLVMELAEDGDIFDFVLREGPLPEPQARALFQQLVEAVKYCHSCGVAHRDLKCENALLQGRTLKLTDFGFAKLLPGDGWELSWTSCGSTAYAAPEVLRGTPHDCRKGDVWSMGVILYVLLCARLPFDDADIPRMLYNQQKGVPVPEHLGISTECQNLLKMLLEPDMSLRPSIEAVGWHPWLTNP